A genomic window from Vitis riparia cultivar Riparia Gloire de Montpellier isolate 1030 chromosome 16, EGFV_Vit.rip_1.0, whole genome shotgun sequence includes:
- the LOC117934308 gene encoding stilbene synthase 2-like: MASVEEIRNAQRAKGPATILAIGTATPDHCVYQSDYADYYFRVTKSEHMTELKKKFNRICDKSMIKKRYIHLTEEMLEEHPNIGAYMAPSLNIRQEIITAEVPKLGKEAALKALKEWGQPKSKITHLVFCTTSGVEMPGADYKLANLLGLETSVRRVMLYHQGCYAGGTVLRTAKDLAENNAGARVLVVCSEITVVTFRGPSEDALDSLVGQALFGDGSAAVIVGSDPDISIERPLFQLVSAAQTFIPNSAGAIAGNLREVGLTFHLWPNVPTLISENIEKCLTKAFDPLGISDWNSLFWIAHPGGPAILDAVEAKLNLEKKKLEATRHVLSEYGNMSSACVLFILDEMRKKSLKGERATTGEGLDWGVLFGFGPGLTIETVVLHSIPTVTN, from the exons ATGGCTTCAGTAGAGGAAATTAGAAACGCTCAACGTGCCAAGGGTCCGGCCACCATCCTAGCCATTGGCACAGCTACTCCCGACCACTGTGTCTACCAGTCTGACTATGCTGATTACTATTTCAGGGTCACTAAGAGCGAGCACATGACTGAGTTGAAGAAGAAATTCAATCGCATAT GTGACAAATCAATGATTAAGAAGCGTTACATTCACTTGACCGAAGAAATGCTTGAGGAGCACCCAAACATTGGTGCTTATATGGCTCCATCTCTTAACATACGACAAGAGATTATCACTGCTGAGGTACCCAAACTTGGTAAGGAAGCAGCATTGAAGGCTCTTAAAGAGTGGGGCCAACCAAAGTCCAAGATCACCCATCTTGTATTTTGTACAACCTCCGGTGTAGAAATGCCCGGTGCGGATTACAAACTCGCTAATCTCTTAGGTCTGGAAACATCGGTCAGAAGAGTGATGTTGTACCATCAAGGGTGCTATGCAGGTGGAACTGTCCTCCGAACCGCTAAGGATCTTGCAGAGAATAATGCAGGAGCACGAGTTCTTGTGGTGTGCTCTGAGATCACTGTTGTTACATTTCGTGGGCCTTCCGAAGATGCTTTAGACTCTTTAGTTGGCCAAGCCCTTTTTGGTGATGGGTCTGCAGCTGTGATCGTTGGATCGGATCCAGATATCTCAATTGAACGACCACTCTTCCAGCTCGTCTCAGCAGCCCAAACATTTATTCCTAATTCAGCAGGTGCCATTGCCGGAAACTTGCGTGAGGTGGGACTCACCTTTCATTTATGGCCCAATGTGCCTACTTTAATTTCTGAGAACATAGAGAAATGCTTGACTAAGGCTTTTGACCCACTTGGCATTAGCGATTGGAACTCGTTATTTTGGATTGCTCACCCAGGTGGCCCTGCAATTCTCGATGCAGTTGAAGCAAAACtcaatttagagaaaaagaaactcGAAGCAACTAGGCATGTTTTAAGTGAGTATGGTAACATGTCAAGTGCATGtgtattgtttattttggatgagATGAGAAAGAAATCCTTGAAAGGGGAAAGGGCTACCACAGGTGAAGGATTGGATTGGGGAGTATTATTCGGTTTTGGGCCGGGCTTGACCATCGAAACTGTTGTGTTGCATAGCATTCCTACGGTTACGAATTAA